A genomic region of Streptococcus suis contains the following coding sequences:
- the glgA gene encoding glycogen synthase GlgA — protein MTKKSVLFVASEGLPFIKTGGLADVIGSLPKELVKQGLDVRVVLPLYKKIAVNNHSDFDYVSSFDVRAGDIQSMANVYSQVVDGVTFYFIEHRDFFERDELYGYDDDAMRFGYFQHATCRLLEALHFFPDVMHTHDWHTAALPFLCRTFYSYREEFRNIKHVFTIHNLAFQGIFHKQALWSALGMDYSYYLDGIARFHDECISFMKLGILYADKVTTVSETYAREILTEEFGENMQHVLELRKYDLVGIINGIDYDSWDSQTDQYLVRNYSLETIESKKANKLALQAQFALPQDENVLLIGIVSRLTWQKGFYLLTEVLGHLLQAHVQFVILGNGEEDIENAFNHFKHAYPDKFAFYRGYNEPLAHQIYAASDLFLMPSMFEPCGISQLISMHYGTLPLVRETGGLVDTVAPYNMSTKEGTGFSFGGRDAYNMRQVYDLALQTYYDRPDDWHAMVEQAMKRDFSWTASAEKYIWLYREISG, from the coding sequence ATGACAAAAAAATCTGTTCTCTTTGTAGCATCCGAGGGGCTTCCGTTCATCAAGACTGGCGGATTGGCTGATGTTATTGGCTCTTTGCCAAAAGAATTGGTAAAACAGGGTTTAGATGTCCGAGTCGTTCTACCACTCTACAAAAAAATTGCAGTAAACAATCACTCTGATTTCGATTACGTATCAAGTTTTGATGTGCGGGCTGGCGACATCCAATCTATGGCAAATGTTTACAGTCAGGTTGTTGATGGAGTAACATTCTATTTTATTGAGCACCGCGATTTCTTTGAACGCGATGAACTATATGGATATGACGATGATGCCATGCGTTTTGGCTATTTCCAACATGCTACATGTCGTCTGTTGGAAGCACTTCATTTCTTCCCGGATGTCATGCACACACATGACTGGCACACTGCTGCACTTCCATTCCTTTGCCGTACTTTCTATAGCTACCGCGAAGAATTCCGTAATATCAAGCATGTATTCACTATTCATAACTTGGCTTTTCAGGGAATTTTCCATAAACAAGCGCTTTGGTCAGCGCTTGGCATGGACTATAGCTACTATTTGGATGGTATTGCACGTTTTCATGATGAATGTATCAGCTTCATGAAGCTTGGTATCCTATATGCTGACAAGGTTACTACAGTTTCTGAAACTTATGCTCGCGAAATCCTAACGGAAGAATTCGGCGAAAACATGCAACATGTACTAGAGTTGCGCAAATATGACTTGGTTGGCATTATCAATGGTATCGACTATGATAGTTGGGATAGTCAAACAGACCAGTACCTTGTGAGAAATTATAGTCTTGAAACGATTGAAAGTAAAAAGGCTAATAAACTGGCCCTGCAAGCACAATTTGCCCTTCCACAAGATGAGAATGTCCTATTGATAGGTATCGTCTCTCGCTTGACATGGCAAAAAGGGTTCTATCTCTTGACCGAGGTACTTGGCCATCTTCTTCAAGCCCATGTCCAATTTGTTATCTTAGGCAATGGTGAGGAAGACATTGAAAATGCCTTTAATCACTTTAAACACGCCTATCCTGATAAATTTGCATTCTACCGTGGTTACAATGAACCACTTGCCCACCAAATTTATGCAGCAAGCGATCTCTTCCTCATGCCTTCTATGTTTGAACCATGCGGCATTAGCCAGTTGATTTCAATGCATTACGGAACACTCCCTCTAGTGCGTGAAACAGGTGGCTTGGTTGATACTGTAGCACCATACAATATGTCTACCAAAGAAGGAACTGGTTTTAGCTTTGGAGGGCGTGACGCTTACAATATGCGACAAGTCTATGATTTAGCCCTTCAAACCTACTATGATCGTCCCGATGACTGGCATGCCATGGTTGAACAAGCTATGAAGCGTGATTTTAGTTGGACAGCTTCGGCAGAGAAATACATCTGGCTCTACCGTGAAATTAGTGGTTAG
- a CDS encoding inorganic diphosphatase → MNKVYQVIIDRPIGYIDKFGNQYPINYGYVPNLLAGDGEEQDVYIISKAVRQPLTAFEGKLVAIIHRRDDVEDKRVLTGLDEKLTVTEIKEKTNFIEQYFDSWIEMVD, encoded by the coding sequence GTGAATAAGGTTTATCAGGTTATCATCGATAGACCTATCGGGTATATTGATAAATTTGGCAACCAGTACCCCATCAATTACGGCTACGTTCCAAATCTATTGGCTGGAGATGGTGAAGAACAAGATGTTTACATCATTTCCAAAGCTGTTCGGCAGCCTTTGACAGCTTTCGAGGGGAAATTGGTCGCGATTATCCATCGTAGAGATGATGTTGAGGATAAACGGGTTCTGACAGGTCTTGATGAAAAACTTACCGTGACAGAAATAAAAGAGAAAACCAATTTCATTGAACAGTATTTTGATTCATGGATTGAAATGGTGGACTAG
- the pyrE gene encoding orotate phosphoribosyltransferase translates to MTLATEIASHLLDIKAVHLRPEKPFTWASGIKSPIYTDNRITLSYPETRNLIEDGFVQRIEEEFPEVEVIAGTATAGIPHGAIIADRMNLPFAYIRSKPKDHGAGNQLEGRIVKGQKMVVVEDLISTGGSVLDAVAAAEREGADVIGVVAIFTYELPKADRNFDNAGVKLVTLSNYSELIKVAKVQGYINADGLNLLKKFRQNQETWQED, encoded by the coding sequence ATGACACTAGCAACAGAAATCGCATCACACTTATTGGATATTAAGGCAGTTCATCTGCGCCCTGAAAAGCCGTTTACATGGGCATCAGGTATCAAATCCCCTATCTATACAGATAATCGTATTACACTATCTTATCCTGAAACTCGAAATCTGATTGAAGATGGCTTTGTCCAACGTATTGAAGAGGAATTTCCTGAGGTTGAGGTGATTGCCGGAACTGCCACAGCAGGTATTCCCCATGGTGCTATCATTGCAGATCGGATGAATTTGCCATTTGCTTATATCCGTAGCAAGCCAAAAGACCATGGTGCAGGGAATCAATTAGAGGGTCGCATCGTCAAGGGACAAAAAATGGTTGTCGTTGAAGACTTGATTTCTACTGGAGGGTCTGTTCTAGATGCCGTAGCAGCAGCTGAGCGTGAAGGCGCTGACGTTATTGGTGTTGTGGCAATCTTTACTTATGAATTGCCAAAGGCAGATCGTAATTTTGACAATGCTGGCGTGAAATTGGTGACGCTCAGCAATTATTCAGAGTTAATCAAGGTCGCAAAAGTACAGGGATATATCAATGCAGATGGTTTGAATCTGCTTAAAAAGTTCCGTCAAAATCAAGAAACTTGGCAGGAAGACTAG
- the glgD gene encoding glucose-1-phosphate adenylyltransferase subunit GlgD — MLRNTLGIVNIEGNNVHFGDVMKHRGVQAFGFLGRYRLIDFALSNMSNSGITEFQVYMPAEMRSTIQHVGTGKHYNINSKRGTLRLLNSATDPNSVYRHDINAFTENIHYIENSTKDYVLVAPSYFIYSQDFSKVMDDHIATDADITVLYKNVSDAKENFIGCQTLKFGEDRRVVAFEENHGKYKNRPVSLEAYIMKRTTFIDLIKRANKVSSLYWLKDILRDTVDQYKIMGYAHRDYVACINTTASYFNTQIELIDQDTRKLLFKHDWPIHTQTSDSSPCLYGPLAEVKRSLISNGANINGQVENSVIDRDVIIEEGVVIKNSIILNGVTIKSGANIENAIIDKATKIIHPIDIKGSETSPSYLKPHQII, encoded by the coding sequence ATGCTAAGAAATACTCTCGGAATTGTAAATATTGAAGGAAACAACGTACATTTTGGTGACGTGATGAAGCACCGTGGCGTACAAGCTTTCGGTTTCTTAGGTCGTTATCGCCTAATTGACTTTGCTCTATCCAATATGTCAAACTCTGGAATTACAGAATTCCAAGTGTACATGCCTGCCGAAATGCGTTCAACAATTCAGCACGTTGGTACAGGAAAACACTATAATATCAACAGTAAACGCGGTACCCTTCGCTTGCTCAATAGCGCAACAGACCCAAATAGTGTCTATCGTCACGATATTAATGCCTTCACAGAAAATATCCACTACATCGAAAATTCTACAAAAGATTATGTGCTAGTTGCTCCATCTTACTTCATCTATAGCCAGGATTTTTCAAAAGTCATGGATGACCATATCGCAACGGATGCTGATATTACCGTTCTTTATAAAAACGTTTCAGATGCTAAAGAAAATTTCATCGGCTGCCAAACTCTCAAATTTGGTGAAGACCGTCGTGTCGTAGCTTTTGAGGAAAACCATGGTAAATATAAAAACCGTCCCGTTTCCCTTGAAGCCTACATTATGAAACGGACTACATTTATCGACTTGATTAAACGTGCTAACAAGGTGTCATCTCTCTACTGGTTAAAAGATATTTTACGTGATACAGTTGACCAGTATAAGATTATGGGCTATGCACATCGTGATTATGTCGCATGTATCAATACGACTGCTTCCTACTTCAATACTCAAATTGAATTGATCGACCAAGATACCCGCAAACTCCTCTTCAAACATGATTGGCCAATCCATACCCAAACAAGTGATAGCTCACCATGTTTGTATGGTCCATTGGCAGAGGTCAAACGTAGCCTAATTTCAAACGGAGCGAACATCAATGGTCAAGTCGAAAATTCAGTCATTGACCGCGATGTTATCATCGAAGAAGGCGTTGTTATCAAAAACTCAATCATTCTCAATGGCGTGACAATCAAAAGTGGGGCAAATATTGAAAATGCAATTATCGATAAAGCAACTAAAATTATTCACCCAATTGACATCAAGGGAAGCGAAACTTCGCCTTCATACTTGAAACCACACCAAATCATTTAG
- the pyrF gene encoding orotidine-5'-phosphate decarboxylase has product MKETRPIIALDFAGKEEVQSFLEQFPPDEKLYVKVGMELYYAEGPGIINYLKGCGHSIFLDLKLHDIPNTVESAMKVLAKLGVDMTNVHAAGGVEMMRAARRGLGKDAVLIAVTQLTSTSEEQMRTDQNIQTSLQEAVVHYAQRAQEAGLDGVVCSAHEVALIKDATSSDFVCLTPGIRPTGGEVGDQKRVMTPADAARIGSDYIVVGRPITKSAQPYQTYLSIKEEWNRE; this is encoded by the coding sequence ATGAAAGAAACAAGACCAATTATTGCCCTTGACTTTGCAGGTAAAGAAGAAGTTCAGTCTTTTCTGGAACAGTTCCCACCAGATGAGAAACTCTATGTAAAGGTTGGAATGGAGTTGTATTATGCGGAGGGACCAGGTATTATCAATTATTTGAAAGGCTGCGGTCACAGTATTTTTCTAGATTTGAAACTGCATGATATTCCTAATACCGTCGAGTCTGCTATGAAAGTCTTGGCAAAACTCGGTGTGGATATGACCAACGTTCACGCTGCTGGTGGTGTTGAGATGATGCGGGCAGCACGAAGGGGATTGGGTAAGGATGCTGTTTTAATAGCGGTCACTCAGTTGACCTCTACCTCAGAGGAGCAGATGAGAACAGACCAGAATATACAGACTAGTTTGCAGGAAGCGGTTGTTCACTATGCTCAAAGAGCACAAGAAGCTGGTCTTGATGGGGTGGTTTGTTCAGCGCATGAGGTGGCTTTGATTAAAGATGCCACAAGTTCTGATTTTGTGTGCCTGACGCCAGGGATTCGTCCGACTGGCGGTGAAGTAGGCGATCAGAAACGAGTTATGACACCAGCAGATGCTGCTCGAATCGGTAGTGATTACATCGTAGTAGGTCGCCCGATTACAAAATCAGCACAGCCTTACCAGACCTATTTGTCTATTAAAGAGGAGTGGAATCGTGAATAA
- a CDS encoding dihydroorotate dehydrogenase yields the protein MTKRLAISLPGLDLKNPIIPASGCFGFGQEYADYYDLNQLGSIMIKATTRHPRYGNATPRVAETPAGMLNAIGLQNPGVDAVLSEKLPWLEQHFPDLPIIANVAGFSNEEYAYVSGKISKAPNVKAIELNISCPNVDHGNNGLLIGQVPELAYQAVKAAVEASSVPVYVKLTPSVADITLLVKAAEDAGATGLTMINTLVGMRFNLKTRQPILANGTGGMSGPAVFPVALKLIRQVAQMTDLPIIGMGGVDTADKAIEMMVAGASAVGVGTANFTDPFACPKIIQDLPKRMEVYGIDSLEGLRREIRHSLGKR from the coding sequence ATGACAAAACGATTAGCGATTTCCTTACCAGGCTTAGACTTGAAAAATCCTATCATTCCAGCTTCTGGCTGCTTCGGTTTTGGTCAGGAGTATGCAGATTATTATGACCTTAATCAGCTTGGTTCCATTATGATTAAGGCGACTACCCGTCATCCTCGTTATGGCAATGCGACTCCCCGTGTAGCCGAGACACCAGCAGGTATGCTCAATGCCATTGGACTTCAAAATCCAGGCGTTGATGCCGTCTTATCCGAAAAACTCCCCTGGTTGGAACAGCATTTTCCAGACTTGCCTATCATTGCCAATGTGGCTGGTTTTTCCAATGAAGAATATGCTTATGTGTCAGGAAAAATTTCAAAGGCTCCAAACGTAAAAGCTATCGAGCTGAACATTTCTTGTCCCAATGTGGACCACGGAAATAATGGTCTCTTGATTGGACAGGTACCAGAATTAGCCTATCAAGCAGTAAAAGCAGCAGTCGAAGCCTCATCTGTCCCTGTTTACGTTAAGCTGACACCAAGTGTGGCAGACATAACCTTGTTGGTCAAGGCTGCTGAGGATGCTGGAGCGACTGGCTTGACGATGATAAATACCTTGGTTGGTATGCGATTCAATCTCAAAACTCGACAACCAATCTTGGCAAATGGTACAGGAGGAATGTCAGGTCCAGCAGTTTTTCCGGTTGCTCTCAAACTCATTCGTCAGGTTGCACAGATGACTGATTTACCGATTATTGGTATGGGTGGTGTGGATACGGCGGACAAGGCTATAGAGATGATGGTTGCAGGAGCTTCAGCTGTAGGGGTAGGAACAGCCAACTTTACAGACCCATTTGCTTGTCCAAAGATTATTCAAGACTTACCAAAACGCATGGAAGTTTATGGTATTGATAGTTTGGAAGGTTTACGCCGAGAAATCAGACATAGCTTGGGTAAGCGTTGA
- a CDS encoding glycosyltransferase family 2 protein, with protein sequence MISVIVPCFNEEEAIPYFYDAMEKVRKEMGEQFEYIFVNDGSKDRTLTVLRQLSGQDRAVRYLSFSRNFGKEAALYAGLQAAKGELVTVMDVDLQDPPEMLMEMKAMLDGNPDLDCVGTRRVSRDGEPPIRSFFAKLFYKLMNKISQVEVVDGARDFRLMRRHMVAAILSVSEYNRFSKGIFAWVGFETEYLPYENVERVAGETSWSFWKLLSYSIEGIINFSDTPLNIASYTGFFTFLLSLVLMVFVVFKTLVFGDPTIGWPSTICIILFLGGLQLMTIGILGKYLAKVFLETKKRPIYIVKEKSSN encoded by the coding sequence ATGATTTCAGTTATCGTGCCTTGTTTTAATGAAGAAGAGGCAATTCCCTATTTTTACGATGCTATGGAGAAAGTTCGTAAGGAGATGGGGGAACAATTTGAGTATATTTTTGTCAATGATGGTTCAAAGGATAGGACATTAACGGTTTTACGCCAATTGTCTGGTCAAGACCGAGCTGTTCGCTATCTTTCTTTTTCAAGGAATTTTGGGAAAGAAGCTGCTCTCTATGCAGGTCTACAAGCTGCGAAAGGTGAGCTAGTGACTGTCATGGATGTTGATTTGCAAGATCCACCCGAAATGTTGATGGAAATGAAGGCTATGTTGGATGGAAATCCGGATTTAGATTGCGTTGGAACCCGTCGTGTCAGTCGTGATGGTGAGCCACCGATTCGTAGCTTTTTTGCGAAATTATTCTACAAATTGATGAATAAAATCAGCCAGGTCGAGGTAGTAGACGGTGCCCGTGATTTCCGTCTCATGCGTCGTCACATGGTAGCTGCTATTCTATCTGTGTCTGAATACAACCGCTTTTCAAAAGGAATTTTTGCCTGGGTTGGATTCGAGACAGAATACTTGCCATATGAAAATGTTGAGAGGGTTGCTGGTGAAACTAGTTGGTCTTTCTGGAAATTGCTTTCTTATTCTATTGAAGGAATCATCAATTTTTCAGATACACCTTTGAATATTGCCTCCTATACAGGTTTCTTCACCTTCCTGTTGTCGCTAGTTCTAATGGTTTTTGTGGTTTTCAAAACCTTGGTGTTCGGAGACCCTACAATTGGCTGGCCGTCGACTATTTGTATCATCCTATTTTTGGGAGGTCTGCAGTTGATGACCATTGGTATTCTCGGTAAATATTTGGCAAAAGTTTTCTTGGAAACGAAGAAACGTCCGATTTATATTGTTAAAGAGAAAAGTTCAAACTAG
- a CDS encoding uracil-DNA glycosylase — protein sequence MEHSAWHELIKAQLPEHYFCKINQFLDHVYAGGTIYPPREKVFAAIQTTDLEEVKVVILGQDPYHGPGQAQGLSFSVPNSVPAPPSLQNILKELTDDIGVKQDHDLTAWAEQGVLLLNACLTVPAGQANGHAGQIWEPFTDAVIRVVNSLDQPVIYILWGAYARKKKALITNPKHLVIESAHPSPLSAYRGFFGSKPFSQANAYLTSQGRTGIDWLR from the coding sequence ATGGAACATTCAGCTTGGCACGAATTGATAAAGGCACAGTTGCCAGAGCATTATTTTTGTAAAATCAATCAGTTTTTAGATCATGTTTATGCTGGTGGAACCATTTATCCGCCTCGTGAGAAGGTATTTGCTGCCATTCAAACGACGGATTTGGAAGAGGTTAAAGTAGTTATTTTGGGACAGGATCCCTATCACGGACCTGGTCAGGCACAGGGCTTGTCGTTTTCTGTTCCGAACTCGGTACCAGCTCCGCCATCTCTTCAAAACATCTTAAAAGAATTGACGGATGATATTGGCGTCAAACAAGATCATGATTTGACAGCCTGGGCGGAACAAGGTGTGCTTTTGCTCAATGCTTGTTTAACTGTTCCAGCAGGTCAGGCAAATGGACATGCAGGGCAAATCTGGGAGCCTTTTACGGACGCTGTTATTAGGGTGGTCAATAGCTTAGACCAGCCTGTTATCTATATTCTTTGGGGTGCTTATGCTCGCAAGAAAAAGGCGTTGATAACCAATCCAAAACATTTGGTTATCGAATCTGCTCATCCAAGTCCTCTTTCAGCCTATCGAGGTTTCTTTGGAAGCAAGCCCTTCTCACAAGCAAATGCCTACTTGACTTCACAAGGCAGAACAGGAATTGATTGGCTTCGATAG
- a CDS encoding glucose-1-phosphate adenylyltransferase, with the protein MAQNKMLAMILAGGRGTRLEGLTKKVAKPAVAFGGKYRIIDFPLSNCANSGIDIVGVLTQYEPVLLNSYVAQSQRWGLDVQGSGVFVLPPSEKIEGFGLYKGTADAITQNIDFIDLHDPEYVLILSGDHIYKMNYDKLLDTHIQKKADATIAVIEVPIKEASRFGIMNTDEDYRIEEFEEKPENPKSNLASMGIYIFTWKTLKKYLQEDDKLDTSSHDFGHDIIPKYLEDGRTLIAHPFRGYWKDVGTVNSLWESNMDLIDHAGDLDLSDRSWRIYSEDKGSPAQVIGATATVKSAYIDKGAVIDGTVEHSVISTDVQVNQDAVVKNSVVLPGAIIGEGVELDYVIVAENIKIADGVKLTGDIDHILLIDKNVTK; encoded by the coding sequence ATGGCTCAAAATAAAATGTTAGCTATGATTCTTGCTGGTGGACGTGGAACACGTCTAGAAGGGTTGACAAAAAAAGTCGCCAAACCAGCGGTCGCATTTGGCGGAAAGTACCGCATTATTGACTTTCCTCTCAGTAACTGTGCCAACTCAGGTATTGATATTGTCGGAGTTTTGACTCAGTATGAGCCTGTTCTCTTGAACTCATACGTTGCTCAGTCTCAACGTTGGGGGCTTGATGTACAAGGATCTGGTGTCTTTGTATTGCCACCGAGTGAAAAAATCGAAGGTTTCGGACTTTACAAAGGTACAGCCGACGCTATTACACAGAACATTGATTTCATTGATCTTCACGATCCAGAGTACGTATTGATTTTGTCTGGTGACCACATCTATAAGATGAACTACGACAAACTCCTTGATACACATATTCAGAAAAAAGCAGATGCCACGATTGCGGTTATCGAAGTTCCAATCAAAGAAGCTTCACGTTTTGGTATCATGAATACGGACGAAGATTACCGTATTGAAGAATTTGAAGAAAAACCAGAAAATCCTAAGAGCAATTTGGCATCAATGGGTATCTATATCTTCACTTGGAAGACCTTGAAAAAGTACCTTCAAGAAGATGACAAATTGGACACTTCATCTCACGATTTTGGGCATGACATCATTCCGAAATACTTAGAAGATGGCCGCACTCTCATTGCCCATCCATTCCGTGGTTATTGGAAAGACGTAGGTACCGTTAACAGCCTCTGGGAATCCAATATGGACTTGATTGATCACGCTGGAGATTTGGACCTTTCTGATCGCTCATGGAGAATCTATTCAGAGGATAAGGGATCTCCTGCCCAAGTCATTGGTGCGACTGCAACTGTTAAATCTGCCTATATTGATAAAGGAGCAGTTATTGATGGTACAGTAGAACATTCTGTTATTTCAACAGATGTACAGGTCAACCAAGATGCCGTAGTAAAAAATTCTGTCGTCCTGCCTGGTGCTATTATCGGCGAAGGTGTTGAGCTTGACTACGTCATCGTCGCTGAAAATATTAAAATTGCTGACGGAGTTAAACTCACAGGAGATATCGACCATATCCTCTTGATCGACAAGAATGTAACCAAGTAA
- a CDS encoding LysR family transcriptional regulator has product MRIQQLYYIIKIAETGSMNEAAKQLFITQPSLSNAVRDLEKEMKIKIFFRNSKGITLTKDGMEFLSYARQIVEQTELLEDRYKNPNAKRQLFSVSSQHYAFVVNAFVSLLKETEMEDYELFLRETRTWEIIDDVKNFRSEIGVLFLNHFNRDVLLKLLDDNRLSYTTLFTAKPHVFVSKTNPLAQRKSITLDDLVDFPYLSYEQGIHNSFYFAEEILAQEHHKKSIVVSDRATLFNLLIGLDGYTIATGILNSNLNGDNIVSIPLEFDDEIELVYIQHEKALLSDMGEKFINYLLEEVKFDQK; this is encoded by the coding sequence ATGAGAATCCAACAATTATACTATATTATCAAAATTGCAGAAACAGGCAGTATGAATGAGGCTGCCAAGCAACTCTTCATTACCCAACCTAGCCTTTCCAACGCTGTACGAGACTTGGAAAAAGAAATGAAAATTAAAATCTTTTTCCGTAATTCTAAGGGCATTACCCTGACAAAGGATGGCATGGAGTTTCTTTCCTACGCTCGTCAAATTGTTGAGCAGACCGAACTACTGGAAGACCGCTATAAAAATCCGAATGCAAAACGCCAACTATTTAGCGTCTCTTCTCAACACTATGCCTTTGTCGTCAATGCCTTTGTCTCACTTTTAAAAGAAACTGAAATGGAAGATTATGAACTCTTCCTACGTGAAACGCGGACCTGGGAAATCATTGATGACGTTAAGAATTTCCGCTCAGAAATCGGAGTGCTTTTCCTCAACCATTTCAACCGTGATGTCCTGCTGAAACTTTTGGATGACAATCGACTATCCTATACAACTCTCTTCACTGCCAAACCACATGTATTTGTCAGCAAAACCAATCCTTTGGCACAAAGAAAGTCAATCACTCTCGATGATTTGGTAGATTTCCCCTATCTCAGCTACGAGCAAGGTATTCACAACTCCTTCTACTTTGCAGAAGAAATTCTAGCCCAGGAACACCATAAAAAATCGATTGTCGTATCTGACCGTGCCACACTCTTCAATCTCTTAATCGGTCTGGATGGCTACACAATCGCAACAGGTATCCTCAATTCAAATCTTAACGGAGATAATATTGTATCCATTCCTCTGGAATTTGACGATGAAATCGAATTGGTCTATATCCAACACGAAAAGGCATTGCTGTCCGACATGGGAGAAAAATTCATCAATTACCTACTTGAAGAGGTAAAATTCGACCAAAAATAA
- a CDS encoding dihydroorotate dehydrogenase electron transfer subunit — protein MILKEQMLLVDQVQLAPRIFAMTLQGDMVQDMKMGQFIHIRVPDDSMLLRRPISISEIDRNKSQCRIIYRVEGQGTEVFSKMTVGQYLDVMGPLGKGFEVDFLKEEDRILIIGGGIGVPPLVEVAKQAANRGAKVTSVIGFATKEAVILEEELASYGVVYVTTDDGSYGRKGNVATVVEQLTNEFAAIYSCGAPAMMNYVDQCFQDHPHAYISLEARMACGMGACYACVVKPKEGQEHENKRVCKEGPVFATGSLVL, from the coding sequence ATGATTTTAAAAGAACAGATGTTACTGGTGGACCAAGTCCAACTAGCGCCACGAATTTTTGCTATGACCTTGCAGGGGGATATGGTCCAAGATATGAAAATGGGGCAGTTTATCCATATTCGTGTCCCAGATGATTCCATGCTCTTGCGGAGACCAATATCTATTTCCGAGATTGATAGGAATAAGTCTCAATGTCGGATTATTTACCGAGTGGAAGGTCAAGGGACGGAAGTCTTTTCGAAAATGACTGTTGGGCAATATTTGGATGTTATGGGACCGCTTGGGAAAGGGTTTGAAGTAGACTTTCTCAAAGAAGAAGACCGCATTCTCATCATTGGAGGAGGAATCGGTGTTCCTCCCTTGGTGGAAGTGGCGAAACAGGCGGCGAACCGTGGCGCCAAAGTCACGTCAGTCATTGGCTTTGCCACCAAAGAGGCTGTCATTTTGGAAGAGGAACTGGCAAGCTACGGGGTGGTCTATGTCACAACGGATGATGGTTCCTATGGACGTAAGGGGAATGTCGCAACGGTCGTTGAACAGCTGACAAACGAGTTTGCTGCCATTTACTCATGTGGGGCGCCTGCTATGATGAACTATGTTGACCAATGCTTTCAGGACCATCCTCATGCCTACATTTCACTGGAGGCTAGGATGGCTTGCGGGATGGGGGCGTGCTATGCCTGTGTTGTCAAACCTAAAGAGGGACAAGAACATGAGAACAAGCGTGTCTGCAAGGAAGGTCCAGTCTTTGCGACTGGCAGTCTGGTTTTATAG